From Pseudodesulfovibrio nedwellii:
ATACGTGCCGCCATGTGACCAGATGGACCGGAAGCCTTTTTCATCATGTGTGTACGAATCTTTTCCAGCCCGAAGCAGCCGGTTCTCCATCGTGTAGGTGTAATCTCGATAGTTAGAGCCAGCCGTGGCCGGAAGATAGTCACGCATGCGGCGACCTTCCTTGTCATAGTGGCACTGACAGATCAGCCGTCCGTCAAGATGCGCCTCTTGCAACCGCCCGTCTTTGTCATATGAATATTTCCAGACAACAGCCTTGCCGTTGACGGTTTCGGTTTTTTCCACAATGCGACCATTCTGGTCGTGCCTGAGTGTATAAGAATAGGGGATCATTTCATCCTCCACGGTTTCGTCCTCAAGGATTATTCCCGAGAATCCAGACAACCATACCCTTGGTTTTTCCCAACACCCCGAAATGTGAATGAATGTATACTCAAATCACTCAATAGGTATAAAAAACCATCTTGACAGGGGTGGTGAATAGGCCTGCCGGGACTTGACCGGCAGGCCTTCCCTTGAAAATCGAAACCTTCCGGGTCGGCGATTTCTCGCCCCCCCCCTCGCAAAGCGACCCAAAAAGTTTAGGAAAAGGAGAGGATGGGGGTCTGGGGGAAGGGGAGGAAAGAACCCTTTCCAAAGGGTTTTTCCTCCCCTTCCCCCAGCCGTCGGAGACAAAAAAAGCCCCTGCCCGATACAAATCGGGCAGGGGCTTTTGGGAGTGCGTGTTACTACTGCATTGCTGACCGGTTGCGGTTGATGGGCTTCTGCCCTGAGACGACAACCATGTTTCGGCCATTATTTTTGGCTTGGTAGAGTGCCTTGTCCGCCTTGATGATAAGATCATCATCCGTGGTCAACGCACCACCTTCGACAGACGCTACGCCAATGGACGCGGTGATGGTGAAGTCCTGATTGTCAAAATGGAAATTGCAATCTGCGATAACTGAACGAACCCGTTCCGCGAGTTTCCAGGCAGCTTCTTCTGTTGTGTGCGGCAGGAGCACCACAAATTCTTCGCCGCCGTATCGGGCCGCGAGGTCAGTGGTACGGAACGTCGTGGTCAGGATTTCTCCAATTTTTTGAAGTACCATGTCTCCGGCCATGTGACCGTAGGTGTCGTTGACCTGCTTGAAGTGGTCGAGATCGACCATGAGCAGGGAAAGATCGTGATTGTAACGACGACGGCGTTTGATTTCATAGACAAGCCGTTCTTCAAAGGAATGACGATTGAAGACGCGTGTTAGGCCATCGTGATCTGCGCGGCGTTTGACTTCTTTGAACGTCAAGGCGTTGCGTAGGGCTAGACCGATATGGTTGACGGCAGAGCGGAATGTTTCCACCTGATCCTTGCCAAGCCGATACCCCGGTTCACAAAGTAGCGCGAGACAGCCGAATGTTTCGTGGCCGGCAGTGAGTGGCATGGTGACGAGCTTTCCGTCTTCAGGCATCAGGGCATATTCGGGCCGCCGGGCGGAATCGGTGTGCAGGATGTTGAATCCGTTAACCGGCCCGCTGCCCATGAAATTGGCTGAGGCCATGATGTTTTCCACCCAAATGGATTCGGATTCGGGTGGCATTTTGCCGTTGAGGAAAATTTCAACGTCGGCCACTTCTGATTCCTGTTGATGATTCCAGAAGGCGGCATGCAGCATCTTGATGGGCAAAACCAGACTGAGGGTGTCCTTGGCGTTGGCGAGGATGGTGGAGGCATCCAGACTTTCGGTTGCCGAAGCGAGCACCTTGTTCAGAAACATGAGCTGGTCTGTTTTGCGGGCCAGTAATTCTCGTTCAAGAAGAATTTCTTCCGTCATCCGGTAAATATCAGAATACATGGACGTCACTTCCTTGGCGCGGAACATGACATCTTGAATCTTGGGTCGGGTGAGGGGAGTGCGGACCACGGTGAGGAACCCTTCAGCCAGAACCTGATCCATCTCAAGAGGTTTGTCTTCACCACTTTGGATCAGAATGCGCTGCGTGGAATCCTGATCACGGTATTCTTCTTTGCGGTATTCGGGGAAATCGCTCCAGACCGACCAGGGAATCCAAGCCGCAGAAGGCTTTTCATCTTGAGAAAGATCTTTGCCCAACGGCAGAGAATCGGTCGGGAAATTCCGAATGTGAAAGCCGGGGCCGACGCCG
This genomic window contains:
- a CDS encoding sensor domain-containing diguanylate cyclase, giving the protein MPRQAIKRGRRPELMWGLGLDEMLKQQIEDGVGPGFHIRNFPTDSLPLGKDLSQDEKPSAAWIPWSVWSDFPEYRKEEYRDQDSTQRILIQSGEDKPLEMDQVLAEGFLTVVRTPLTRPKIQDVMFRAKEVTSMYSDIYRMTEEILLERELLARKTDQLMFLNKVLASATESLDASTILANAKDTLSLVLPIKMLHAAFWNHQQESEVADVEIFLNGKMPPESESIWVENIMASANFMGSGPVNGFNILHTDSARRPEYALMPEDGKLVTMPLTAGHETFGCLALLCEPGYRLGKDQVETFRSAVNHIGLALRNALTFKEVKRRADHDGLTRVFNRHSFEERLVYEIKRRRRYNHDLSLLMVDLDHFKQVNDTYGHMAGDMVLQKIGEILTTTFRTTDLAARYGGEEFVVLLPHTTEEAAWKLAERVRSVIADCNFHFDNQDFTITASIGVASVEGGALTTDDDLIIKADKALYQAKNNGRNMVVVSGQKPINRNRSAMQ